In the genome of Streptomyces sp. Q6, the window TCGGAGCGGGCGAGGTCGAGCAGTCCGGTGAAGTCGTCCTCGGAGGAGATGTCGGGGCCGCCGCACTCGTGGAGCGAGCCGATGCCGAGGGAGGCGGCGTGCCGCAGGGCCGCGCGCTGGGCCTCGACGCGCTGCTGCGGTCCGACGGCGCCGAGCGCCGCTCCGCGCACGGCGTGGTGCGCGTCGCGGGTGAGGGGCCCTCGGGGTCGTATCCGGCGCGGTCGGTGACGCCCGGGACGAGGTCGAGCAGGGCGGTGCTGACGGCCGCCGAGTGCACGTCGATACGGGAGAGGTAGACCGGGCGGCCGCCGGTGGCCTCGTCGAGTTCGGCGCGGGTGGGCGGCTGCCGGTCGGGCCAGCGGGCGGCGTCCCAGCCGTGGCCGAGCAGGACCCGGTCGGCGGGTCGGGCCGTGGCGTGTTCCCGTACGAGGGTGAGGGCTTCGGCGCGGGAGCGGGCGGCCGTGAGGTCGAGGCCGGTCAGGGCGAGGCCGGTCGACGTGGTGTGCACGTGGGCGTCGGTGAACGCCGGGGTGACCAGGGCGCCGTCGAGGTCGACGACCTCGTCCACACCGTCCGCGAACGCGTCCGCCGCGCCTTCCGAACCGACCCAGGCGACGTGTCCCGCCTCCACGACCATGGCGGTGGCGAAGGGGTCTGCGGGGCTGTGGACCTCGCCGCGTCGCAGGAGGACGGTACGGGTGCTGGGGGGCGTGCTCATGAGGGACAGTGTCCCGCGCCGGGAGGCCCGGTCCGCCGCCGGGGTCCCTTTTGTGCCGGGCCGCGACCCGATCCGCCGGGCAGGCCCTAGATGCGCGGGGGGCGCGCCTCGTACGGGGTGGAGAGGACCACCGTCGTGCGGGTCGAGACGCCCGCGAGGGAACGGACCCGGGCGAGGAGGTTCTCCAGTTCGTGCGGGGTCTCCACGCGCACCTTCAGGATGTAGTTCTCGTCGCCGGCCACGCTGTGGCAGGCCTCGATCTCGGGGACGCCCGCGAGGCGCTCCGCGATGTCGTCGGGGGCGCTCGGGTCGAACGGCTTCACCGAGATGAACGCGGTGAGGGGCAGGCCGACCGCTTCGGGGTCGACGACCGCGGCGTAGCCACGGATCACGCCGCGCTGTTCGAGGCGGCGCACCCGCTGGTGCACGGCCGACGTGGACAGGCCCGTGGCCTTGCCCAGGTCGGTGTAGCTCATCCGCCCGTCCTTGACGAGCAGCTGCACGATCTGTCGGTCGAGCTCCTCCATGCCGCAGAACCTACAGGTCCGGTGATCTCCCCGGATACCGGGAAGACGCCGTCGCGGGCCCTTTCGCCTACCTCTCTCCCCGCATCTGCAATCGGCATGTGACGAAGACCACACCCTTTGGGCCGTGTCCTGGGGCATGTGGCGATTACCCCGACGGCGGGACGGGAAGTGCTTGCTGTGGTCGAGGCCGCGGCTCCTGGTCGGCCCACCCGAGGGGGAGATTCCCATGCAGAGTGTGAAGCGTTCCGGACGCCCTGCCACGCGAAACCGCAAGCAGACGATCGTCGAACCCCAGCCGGAGGGTGTCGAACCCGACGCCTTCGACGACGAAGAGGGCGACGAGTACGACACGTTCGAGATGTACCGGGTGATCTGCCCGGACTGTGCCCAGCCCATCGCGCTCCTGGCGGACGAGGACGTGCTGCCCGAGCACGCGCACGTGGCCTCGCCGTGGAACCCGTTCGGGCTCACGGTCTGCGCGGGCACCGGCCGCACGGCCGCCGAGGCGCGGCCCGCCGACGAGCTGACGGGCGCGCAGGAGCAGGACACCGCCCTGCTGCTGACGCTCCCGCAGGGGCTCGACTGGCGCACGCAGCCGTTCTCGCACGTCGGCGGTCCCGGCTCGCGCCCGCTGCGGGTGCCCGAGCAGCCCGCCCGACGCGCCGCCTGACCGGGGGGATCAGGCCCGCTCGTCCCAGTAACTGCCCTGCACCATGGCCCGCAGACTGTCGTGGTGCAGGATCAGTGTGTCCGGATCCGCGGGTACCTCGGCCTCGCCGAAGTGGATCTGGCGGTAGGCGACGCGGAGCATCACCACGGCGTGCCGCAATGCGGCGTAGAGCGTGTAGAAGTCCATGGACCGGGGCGTGTGGCCGGTGAGTTCGGCGTAGCGCGCCTCGACGCGATCGCGGCGCAGGAAGTCGGGCAGTCCGTCCTGGCCGAAGCTCTCCGTGAGGTCCTGGAAGAACCGGTGGAGGTACACGGTCCAGCCGAGGTCGACCTCGCGCGGGGCGAGCGCCGCCATCTCCCAGTCGAGGACGGCGGCCGGTTCGAAGCCGTCGTAGATGATGTTGCCGATCCGGGCGTCGCCCCAGTTGAGGACGGAATCACCCACGTCGTGCGGCCAGAGTTCCTCCAGCCGCTCGAAGGCGCTCTCGATGAGCGGTGAGCGCGGCAGGCCGTCCACCACCCAGGCGTAGTAGGCGCGTTGGGCCGTGACGTGGCGGCGCAGCGGGCTGCCCTCTCCCGGCAACGCGAGGAAGTCCGCCTCGCCGGCCGGCACGCCGTCGTGCAGCCGGGCGAGCAACCGGATGCTCGCGTCCTCCAGACGGGCGCGCTCCTCGTCGCTCGCCGCGTGCAGCCAGTTTCCCTCGTACGTGTAAGGCATCACGTCGGGCGGCACCCGTCCGGCGACGCGCTCCATCACGAAGAACGGCGCGCCGAGCGGCCCCGGATCCTCCTCCAGCCAGAGCACGCGCGGCACCGGCAGGCCGGTGCGGTCGGCGGCGAGGCGCATCGTGCGGTACTGCCTCGGCATGTCGTACACCGGGAAGATCGTGTACGCGGACGGGTCCGCCGCCAGCCTCAACGCGCAGGCCCGCGCGGGTGGTTCGGGGTGCTCGATGTCGAAGAGGAGGGTCTCGCTGGACATGCCGTTGGACTCGGGGACGGTGACGTTCACCGCCTTCGCTCCGGGCAGCCGGTGCGCCAGCCAGGCGGTGAGGCGCCGGGCGATCTCCTCGGGCTCGCGGGTGGAGGTGCGTGGCCGGGGCTGCCGTGGTGCTGTCGCCATCACCGAACTCCCTTTCCGTACCGGGTTGTCGGGGTGTCAGGGCCGGGCGGGCGCCACCGAGTCGAAGCCGGTGAAGCCGCTCGGGTCGTGGCGGCCGAAGCTGCCGTGCTCGAAGATGCCGTGGCCGACCTGCCCGTCGAGGGTGTAGCGGGCGGCGTGGTCGATGACTCCGTAGGCGGCCATCGGGTGTGCCGCGGGGTCGGAGAGGTCGTACGCCCGGCGGTCGGTCCAGCCGCGGCCCCGCCAAGTGCCGTGCTGCCAGTCGTCGGCCGGCGGGTAGCCCGCGCCGACGGCCAGCGGCGACGAGGCGAGGATCTCCACGCCCAGTTCGAGCGGTTTGCCGTCGGCCGGGTCGGTGAGGCGGATGATGGCGCTCTCGGGGTGGCGGGTGCCGGGGCGGTAGGTGATGTCGGTGCGGGGCCAGCCGAGTTGGCGGTCGCGGCGGCCTTCGCGGACGAGGGTGGCGTCGTTCAGCGTGCGGTGGCCGTCGGCGTCCTCCTGGGTGATGACCATCAGGAAGCGGTCGTCGAAGCGGACCGGCGCCCAGATCCAGTGGAAGCCCTCGGTCGGGTGCTCCTGGGCGAGCCGGCCACCCTCCTCGCCGGGCACGGGGCGCACGCCCCAACTCCGGTCACGGGTCCCGGTCCAGCCCTCGACGTCGAGGTCCCTGCCGCCGATCCGCAGCCGTCCGTCGCACCGCCCGGCCTGCACGAACCGCTTGCCCTCCAGGGTCAGCCTGCCGCCCTTGCGCTGGATGTGGTGCGGCTCCCACAGGGCGGGGAAGTCGGCGCTCCAGTTCATCTCGTACGAGAGTCCGTCGGGGTCGTCCGGGTCCGCGGCGCAGGTGAGGATGAAATCCTTCAGCGGGCGCTCGACCATGATGCGCAGCGGGCCGACGGCCATCTTCATACGGGTGTCGTCGCGCAGGGCGTCCGAGGCGCGGACGGCGTGCAGGGTGTCGCCGACGCGCAGAGTGGCGTAGGCGTCGATCACTCCGAGGTTGGGGTAGACGCCGAGGCCGACGATGAGGAGGAACTCCCCCGTGGGGTCGACGAGATGGAAGATGCAGCGGTCGTAGGCGTTGCGGTCGCTCGTCGCGACGTGCTTCATCGACAGGGGCACCTGATGGACGGGGTACTCGTCGAGAGCGACGGGTCGGTCGTCGTCGACCACGGCAAACCTCCTCGGGCGTACGGCAGTTGACGTCGCCCGGAAGGGGTGCGGCCCGCCCGGCGGCGGACTTGACGGTACGTCAGCTCTCGATCAGAGGCCAGATGTTCGACTTGTCTACGCACGGGCACGGTTATGCCGCGAACTCACGCTCGATTACGTCAACCGGTGACCGCCCCGTCCCCCTGCCGTTGTTCTGGCATGACCCCGACGCAGCCCCCTGCCACTGCGCCCACCGGCCGACGCAGGCGCATCCTGGTCCCTGCTGCCTCAGCGACCGCAGAATCGGTTCACCCGCCACAGGCGCCGCTCGCGACACACACGCCTCTTCCGTCTCCTCAGCCCCACGCCCACCCGCAGGATCCGCCGATCTACCGGGCCCTGATCACCACCTGGGCCGATCGCGGCAGGACGCTGCCGGGGCGGCACGACCCCGAGTGGGCGCGCCTGATCGCGCCCACCGTACGGACCGGTCAGTTCAGCGCGACTCCGGACCCGCGAGGTGACGTGCGATGACCATGCGCTGGATCTGATTGGTGCCCTCGACGATCTGGAGCACCTTGGCCTCCCGCATGAAGCGCTCGACCGGGAAGTCCGCGGTGTAGCCGTATCCGCCGAAGACCTGCACCGCGTCCGTGGTGACCTTCATGGCGGCGTCCGTGCACAGCAGCTTCGCCATGGCCGCCTGCTTGGAGAACGGCCGGCCCGCGTCCCGCAGTCTGGCCGCCGACAGATACAGGGCGCGACCCGCCTCGATCTGCGTCGCCATGTCCGCGAGCATGAAGCGAAGGCCCTGGAAGTCGGCGATGGGGTGGCCGAACTGCGACCGGTCCTTCGCGTACGCCACCGCCGCGTCGAGCGCGGCCTGGGCCACGCCGATCGCGCAGGCCGCGATGCCGAGCCGGCCCGAGTCGAGCGCGGACAGGGCGATCTGGAAGCCCTGCCCCTCGTCCCCGATGCGGCGCGTGTCACTGATCCGCACGCCGTCGAAGTGGACCTGGGCGGTGGGCGAGCCCTTCATGCCCATCTTCTTCTCCGGCGCCGCCGCGCTCAGACCCTCCGCGTCCCCGGGCACCAGGAACGCCGTGATGCCGCGCGCGCCTTCGCCACCGCTGCGGGCGAGGACCGTGTAGAAGTCGGCGACGCCGCCATGGGTGATCCACGCCTTGGTCCCCGTGAGCACCCACGCGTCACCGTCCTTGACCGCCTTCGTCCGCAACGAGGCGGCGTCGGACCCGGACGCGGGTTCGGAGAGGCAGTACGCGCCGAGCAGGCCGCCGCCGAGCATGTCGGGCAGGTGCTCCGAGCGCTGCTCCTTGGTGCCGAAGTTCGCGAGGGCGTGACAGGCCAGCGAGTGCACGCTGACGCCGAGCCCCACCGTGAGCCGGGCGGCCGCCAGCTCTTCGAGGACCTGGAGGTAGACCTCGTACGGCTGGTCGCCGCCGCCGAACTCCGAGTCGTACGGCAGACCGAGCAGGCCCGACGACGAGAGCAGGGTGAACGTCTCGCGGGGGAAGCGGCCCGCCTCCTCGTCCTCGGACGCACGCGGGGCGATCTCCCGCTGCGCCAGGTCCCGGACCAACTGCATCAGGTCCTGAGCTTCGTCCGTCGGCAGCTGACGCTCGACTCCTGGCTCCGGCATGGCGACGCTCTCCTCCCTGGGCGGGCGCTGCGGCGGTGCACGCGGGGTGAGGCGGCGCCGCCGGGTGGTCACTCCGAGCCGATGCTGCGCTTCCGGGTCTCGGAAAGTGCTGATCAGCGGCTTCGGTGTGTTGAGTATTCCCGATCCGGAGCCTCCCGTCACTAGTTAACGACCGCTTACTCCAAGTTTTTGGCGAGGGGCCCCTGGGGCGGGTGCGGCGCGTGAAGGAACCGGGGAAATTGGTTCGGACCATTGACCTCACTGGTCTAGTCCTTCTAATCTGCGGCGCGCAGGTCCAGCACGACTTCCCCCCATGCTCCCCTCCCCCACGAGGAGACACGATGCTCAGACCGCACCTCCCCCGCGCCCGTTTCAAGGCGCTCCTCTCCGCCGCGTGTTGCGCCGTTCTCGGCGCCGGGATGCTCGCCTCGGCCGGCAGCGCGGCGGCCCAGCCGGACACCGACTCCGCCACCGCGGCGGCCGGTTCGAAGGTCGTCGGATACTTCACCGAGTGGGGTGTCTACGACCGGAACTACCACGTCAAGAACATCCAGACGTCCGGTTCCGCCGACAAGCTCACGCACATCAACTACGCCTTCGGCAACGTCCAGGGCGGCAAGTGCGCGATGGGCGACTCCTACGCCGCGACCGACAAGGCGTACACCGCGGACCAGTCCGTGGACGGGGTCGCCGACACCTGGGACCAGGAGCTGCGCGGCAACTTCAACCAGCTGCGCAAGCTGAAGAAGCTCCACCCCGACCTCAAGGTCCTCTGGTCCTTCGGCGGCTGGACCTGGTCCGGCGGGTTCACCGAGGCCGCCAAGGACCCGGCCGCGTTCGCCCAGTCGTGCTACGACCTCGTCGAGAACTCCAAGTGGGCCGATGTCTTCGACGGCATCGACATCGACTGGGAGTACCCGAACGCGTGCGGGCTCAGCTGCGACACCAGCGGGCGCGAGGCGTACAAGAACCTGCTGGGGGCGCTGCGCTCGAAGTTCGGCAGCGGGGCGCTCGTCACGTCCGCCATCCCGGCCGACGCCTCCGACGGGGGCAAGCTGGACGCCGCCGACTACGCGGGCGCGGCCCAGTACGTCGACTGGTACAACCCGATGACGTACGACTTCTTCGGCGCCTGGGACGCGCAGGGCCCGACGGCCCCGCACTCGCCGCTGACCTCGTACGACGGGATCCCGAAGGCCGGGTACGACACCGCCTCGACGATCACCGAGCTCAAGGCGATGGGCGTTCCCGCGTCCAAGCTGCTGCTCGGGATCGGGTTCTACGGGCGCGGCTGGACCGGCGTCACCCAGGCGGCTCCCGGCGGGACCGCGACCGGGCCGGCGGCCGGCACGTACGAGCAGGGCATCGACGACTACAAGCAGCTCAAGACGAAGTGCCCCACGACGGGCACGGTCGGCGGCACCGCCTACGCGTACTGCGGGAACAACTGGTGGAGCTACGACACCCCGGCGACCATCGCGGGGAAGATGGACTACAAGAACCAGCAGGGCCTGGGCGGCACCTTCTTCTGGGAGCTGTCCGGTGACACGACGGGCGGCGAGCTGATCAAGGCGATCGACTAGACGTCACCCGAAGGGATTCGGGCGGGGTTCCGGTGCGCCGGGCCCCGCCCTTCTCGTCCCTCACGGGCGCGGCGGCGCCGGGTACGACGGCTCGAACTCCTCGATGACGCGCAGGGTTTCGCCGAGCGTGCGGACCAACAGGGCGCGCACCGTGCTCCGTTCGACCTCCTGGTGGCCGATCCAGTCGAGCGTGATGCCCTCCACGCTGCACAGCCAGCCGAGCAGCGCCATGCGGGCCAGCTGGGGCAGCTCCGGCCGCCCGTAGACGCCCTGGGCGATCGTCTCGATCATCACCGCGCGCACGCCGTCCCGTACGGCCTGCACCTGGGTGTCGAAGCCGACGCCCCCGGTGACGATCGTGCGGTACGCCGCCTGGTGGTGCTCGGCGTAGCGCAGGTAGCCGTCGATGGTGCGGTGGACGCGGTCGACCGGGGCGAGGTCCCCGGCGGTGGCGGCACGGTCGACGAGGTCGCCGACGGAGTCCTCGATGATCGCGAGGTAGTAGCCGCGCTTGGACGTGAAGTAGTAGTAGATCAGACCCTTGGCGACGCCCGCGTGCTGTGCGATCTCGTCCATGGACAGGGCGTCGTAGGACGTGTCGGCGAACAACTTCCGGCCGATGGCGATGAGTTCGGCGCGGCGGGTGGCGGACCGGTCGGTGCCGCGCGCCCGCTGGTGGCTCTCGTTCAATTCGGGTCCTGGTCTCCGGCTCCCTGCGGAGTCCGCAGTATGGCAGCTTCCCGGACCCCGGGTGGCTCAGGTCACATCCAGCCGACCTGTGTGACGAACATCGCGAGGACCACGACGAAGGTCCAGCCCATGACGTGTTCGAGGATCTTCGGTCCGCCGTCCTCGGGGCCGCCCGTGCGGGTGCGGGCGGAGGCGGGGGCGGCGGCAGCGGAGCTTGCG includes:
- a CDS encoding acyl-CoA dehydrogenase family protein; this translates as MPEPGVERQLPTDEAQDLMQLVRDLAQREIAPRASEDEEAGRFPRETFTLLSSSGLLGLPYDSEFGGGDQPYEVYLQVLEELAAARLTVGLGVSVHSLACHALANFGTKEQRSEHLPDMLGGGLLGAYCLSEPASGSDAASLRTKAVKDGDAWVLTGTKAWITHGGVADFYTVLARSGGEGARGITAFLVPGDAEGLSAAAPEKKMGMKGSPTAQVHFDGVRISDTRRIGDEGQGFQIALSALDSGRLGIAACAIGVAQAALDAAVAYAKDRSQFGHPIADFQGLRFMLADMATQIEAGRALYLSAARLRDAGRPFSKQAAMAKLLCTDAAMKVTTDAVQVFGGYGYTADFPVERFMREAKVLQIVEGTNQIQRMVIARHLAGPESR
- a CDS encoding phosphotransferase family protein, with product MATAPRQPRPRTSTREPEEIARRLTAWLAHRLPGAKAVNVTVPESNGMSSETLLFDIEHPEPPARACALRLAADPSAYTIFPVYDMPRQYRTMRLAADRTGLPVPRVLWLEEDPGPLGAPFFVMERVAGRVPPDVMPYTYEGNWLHAASDEERARLEDASIRLLARLHDGVPAGEADFLALPGEGSPLRRHVTAQRAYYAWVVDGLPRSPLIESAFERLEELWPHDVGDSVLNWGDARIGNIIYDGFEPAAVLDWEMAALAPREVDLGWTVYLHRFFQDLTESFGQDGLPDFLRRDRVEARYAELTGHTPRSMDFYTLYAALRHAVVMLRVAYRQIHFGEAEVPADPDTLILHHDSLRAMVQGSYWDERA
- a CDS encoding Lrp/AsnC family transcriptional regulator, encoding MEELDRQIVQLLVKDGRMSYTDLGKATGLSTSAVHQRVRRLEQRGVIRGYAAVVDPEAVGLPLTAFISVKPFDPSAPDDIAERLAGVPEIEACHSVAGDENYILKVRVETPHELENLLARVRSLAGVSTRTTVVLSTPYEARPPRI
- a CDS encoding TetR/AcrR family transcriptional regulator codes for the protein MNESHQRARGTDRSATRRAELIAIGRKLFADTSYDALSMDEIAQHAGVAKGLIYYYFTSKRGYYLAIIEDSVGDLVDRAATAGDLAPVDRVHRTIDGYLRYAEHHQAAYRTIVTGGVGFDTQVQAVRDGVRAVMIETIAQGVYGRPELPQLARMALLGWLCSVEGITLDWIGHQEVERSTVRALLVRTLGETLRVIEEFEPSYPAPPRP
- a CDS encoding glycoside hydrolase family 18 protein translates to MLRPHLPRARFKALLSAACCAVLGAGMLASAGSAAAQPDTDSATAAAGSKVVGYFTEWGVYDRNYHVKNIQTSGSADKLTHINYAFGNVQGGKCAMGDSYAATDKAYTADQSVDGVADTWDQELRGNFNQLRKLKKLHPDLKVLWSFGGWTWSGGFTEAAKDPAAFAQSCYDLVENSKWADVFDGIDIDWEYPNACGLSCDTSGREAYKNLLGALRSKFGSGALVTSAIPADASDGGKLDAADYAGAAQYVDWYNPMTYDFFGAWDAQGPTAPHSPLTSYDGIPKAGYDTASTITELKAMGVPASKLLLGIGFYGRGWTGVTQAAPGGTATGPAAGTYEQGIDDYKQLKTKCPTTGTVGGTAYAYCGNNWWSYDTPATIAGKMDYKNQQGLGGTFFWELSGDTTGGELIKAID
- a CDS encoding SCO1431 family membrane protein, which translates into the protein MTASSAAAAPASARTRTGGPEDGGPKILEHVMGWTFVVVLAMFVTQVGWM